One Owenweeksia hongkongensis DSM 17368 genomic region harbors:
- a CDS encoding thiamine phosphate synthase — protein MRKLEGIYLVIDPSMEEGKLLHKLESAIDGGIDILQIWNHWAKEAKHEDKLYLIDKITATAAAKNVPVLINEEWQLLKETNLDGVHFDIIPENWTEVRNTIPKEKIIGFTAGNDLERIRWANENEIDYLSFCAMFPSSSAISCEIVKPSTVLLARQITTLPLFLSGGINPENLQSLGLLDFQGVAIISGIMSADNPAKKVKEYKTALAEIKK, from the coding sequence ATGAGAAAGCTTGAAGGAATATATCTGGTAATAGATCCTTCGATGGAAGAAGGTAAACTTTTGCACAAGCTAGAAAGCGCAATTGACGGAGGGATTGATATTTTACAAATATGGAATCATTGGGCGAAGGAAGCTAAGCATGAAGACAAGCTGTATTTGATTGATAAAATTACAGCAACAGCTGCCGCTAAAAATGTTCCCGTTCTTATAAATGAGGAATGGCAATTACTGAAAGAAACTAATCTTGATGGAGTTCATTTTGATATAATTCCTGAAAACTGGACTGAAGTAAGAAATACTATTCCCAAAGAAAAAATAATAGGTTTTACGGCAGGCAACGATCTAGAACGAATACGATGGGCTAACGAAAATGAAATCGACTATCTATCATTTTGTGCCATGTTTCCTTCTTCTTCAGCGATAAGCTGCGAAATAGTAAAACCAAGCACGGTGTTGCTGGCTCGACAAATCACTACACTTCCCCTGTTTTTATCAGGAGGTATAAATCCCGAAAATTTACAAAGCTTGGGACTTTTAGACTTTCAGGGGGTGGCTATCATCTCAGGAATAATGAGTGCCGATAATCCCGCGAAAAAAGTAAAAGAATATAAAACCGCTTTGGCGGAAATAAAGAAATAG
- a CDS encoding AIR synthase family protein: MSAFENNSGKVNSAVFKEELLPFSGALRKEVLCGPKFGVDTSIIDLKNGLAMAVCSDPLSLIPSLGMKASAWLSVHLPANDMATTGYAPKYAQVVLNLPTSLSRKDFAEYWQHIHQQCEQLGIAITGGHTGQVEGQNSTISGGGTMFLTAPKESLLSSNNAQSGDAIIVSKSAALSSTAILAMAFPETVKEKLGAEIQQKAANNFWSISVLKEAMIAAKTLIPNKEIHAMHDVTEGGVLGAISEMAQASDCGFSVNNDSLPIHQEVQEVADLFEIDPRFSIGAGSMIMSVKPGNEERLISTLKAENIEATVVGHFTERDKGQQLIENGEEKTFSFNGTDPYWEAFFKAFNAGWK; this comes from the coding sequence ATGAGCGCCTTTGAAAACAATAGCGGAAAGGTAAATTCAGCCGTTTTCAAAGAAGAGCTTCTCCCCTTTTCGGGTGCGCTGCGCAAAGAAGTTTTGTGTGGGCCAAAGTTTGGGGTGGATACTTCTATCATTGATTTAAAAAACGGATTGGCGATGGCCGTGTGCAGCGATCCTTTGTCGCTCATTCCTTCTTTGGGAATGAAGGCTTCGGCCTGGCTTTCGGTTCACCTTCCGGCAAATGATATGGCTACCACGGGCTATGCACCAAAGTATGCTCAGGTTGTACTCAATCTACCTACTTCTCTTTCACGGAAAGACTTCGCGGAATATTGGCAGCACATTCACCAGCAATGTGAGCAATTGGGCATAGCCATCACTGGCGGGCACACCGGCCAAGTAGAAGGTCAAAATTCTACGATTTCGGGTGGTGGAACTATGTTTTTAACTGCTCCAAAAGAAAGCTTGCTAAGCAGCAATAATGCTCAATCGGGTGATGCGATTATAGTAAGCAAGAGTGCCGCACTTTCGTCCACGGCTATTTTGGCCATGGCCTTCCCTGAAACGGTGAAGGAAAAGTTAGGGGCAGAAATTCAGCAAAAGGCAGCAAATAACTTTTGGAGTATTTCGGTGCTAAAAGAAGCCATGATTGCTGCCAAAACCCTAATCCCCAATAAGGAAATACATGCTATGCATGATGTAACCGAAGGCGGTGTGTTGGGCGCCATTAGCGAAATGGCTCAAGCTTCAGATTGTGGTTTTAGTGTAAATAACGATTCTCTTCCTATTCATCAAGAAGTGCAGGAAGTGGCAGACCTTTTTGAAATTGATCCAAGGTTTTCTATTGGAGCAGGATCTATGATTATGTCGGTAAAACCAGGAAATGAAGAACGTTTGATTTCTACCCTGAAAGCTGAAAACATTGAAGCTACTGTGGTGGGACATTTTACCGAAAGGGATAAAGGCCAACAGCTGATAGAAAACGGAGAGGAAAAAACATTTTCCTTTAATGGAACGGACCCTTATTGGGAAGCATTTTTCAAAGCCTTTAATGCAGGTTGGAAATGA
- a CDS encoding class I SAM-dependent methyltransferase, translated as MSNIEKKQKFDLATGELRNWQGRKEWFFNRDDTDHYEMYYEGPYKRQEIWQKKTLEGLIKKDTRVKNLLEFGCGTTRFTRWWHEIGINATGGDISPFMLGQGVHLFDGDLVLADSHHMPFKDHSFDALAFVTTFEYYKDPVKVIREAVRVGKYGIIFGMMNRNTPKLIRRRVQQSVGRNNYYVTANFYTPKTLKALIAEALPDRDYTITWNATGLPKWFPVQQWHQPYGDFFGFHVQLNDVE; from the coding sequence ATGAGCAATATTGAAAAAAAGCAAAAGTTTGACCTCGCCACCGGAGAGCTTCGCAACTGGCAGGGCCGTAAGGAATGGTTCTTCAATCGTGATGATACCGACCACTATGAAATGTATTATGAAGGGCCATACAAGCGCCAAGAAATTTGGCAAAAGAAAACCCTTGAAGGTCTTATAAAGAAAGATACTCGCGTAAAAAACCTTTTGGAATTTGGATGCGGCACCACGCGCTTTACCCGCTGGTGGCACGAAATAGGTATTAATGCCACCGGTGGAGATATCTCACCATTTATGCTTGGCCAGGGCGTTCATCTTTTTGATGGCGATCTTGTGCTGGCCGATTCCCATCACATGCCTTTCAAAGATCATAGCTTTGATGCACTGGCTTTCGTCACCACTTTTGAGTACTACAAAGATCCTGTGAAAGTAATACGTGAAGCGGTACGAGTAGGGAAATACGGGATCATTTTTGGCATGATGAATCGCAATACGCCAAAGCTTATTCGCAGGCGCGTACAGCAATCGGTGGGTAGAAATAATTACTACGTTACCGCAAACTTTTACACCCCAAAAACTCTAAAAGCACTAATTGCCGAGGCGCTTCCTGACCGTGATTATACCATCACCTGGAATGCTACCGGTTTGCCCAAATGGTTTCCTGTGCAGCAATGGCATCAGCCCTATGGCGACTTTTTTGGTTTTCATGTACAGCTAAATGATGTAGAATGA
- a CDS encoding COG2426 family protein, producing MIAELVHTFLLSISPFGEARVGIPYGIVSGLNPFLVFVVGLGANLLVYPIFKFLLDNFDVKLWKYRPYKKQSVRMARRAKSGVGKSIKKYGFWGLMVFVMIPLPITGAYMGTIASHIFKIKRRKAFLAISLGVTISCTLMAAGTYLSKMGIELI from the coding sequence ATGATAGCAGAGCTTGTACATACTTTTCTTCTTAGCATATCCCCTTTTGGTGAGGCCAGGGTAGGGATACCTTATGGAATTGTAAGTGGGCTCAACCCTTTTTTAGTATTTGTGGTAGGGCTTGGAGCCAACCTATTGGTGTATCCTATTTTTAAGTTTTTGCTAGATAATTTTGACGTAAAACTTTGGAAGTACCGCCCTTATAAAAAGCAAAGTGTGCGGATGGCTCGTAGAGCAAAATCTGGTGTTGGGAAGAGTATTAAGAAATATGGTTTTTGGGGACTAATGGTTTTTGTGATGATCCCTTTACCCATTACCGGAGCTTACATGGGCACCATAGCTTCTCACATTTTTAAGATCAAAAGGAGAAAAGCATTTTTGGCTATCAGCCTTGGTGTTACTATTTCTTGCACATTGATGGCAGCTGGTACCTACCTTAGTAAAATGGGCATTGAGCTCATTTGA
- a CDS encoding 2'-5' RNA ligase family protein translates to MPQKQHPLYFIAIIPTSSVREELQGLKELFRDKYSSKASLNSPPHITLHMPFKFSDKKKERMLKSLTNVAAHQERFEVELKNFSAFTPRVIYADIVENEALKELQRSIVEMCRVDLKLLNANYKNQAYHPHITLAFRDLKKPAFAEAWKEFENKKYNARFLVNSFSLLKHDGSKWSVDTEFSIA, encoded by the coding sequence ATGCCTCAAAAACAGCATCCTCTTTACTTTATCGCCATTATTCCTACTTCTTCCGTCAGGGAGGAATTACAAGGTTTGAAGGAACTTTTTAGAGACAAATACTCGAGTAAAGCTTCGCTCAATTCCCCACCGCACATTACACTTCATATGCCTTTCAAATTTTCTGATAAGAAGAAGGAAAGGATGTTAAAAAGTCTGACCAATGTGGCTGCTCATCAAGAGCGATTTGAAGTGGAGTTGAAAAACTTTTCGGCATTTACTCCTCGGGTGATTTATGCCGATATAGTGGAGAATGAAGCATTAAAAGAATTGCAACGTTCAATTGTAGAGATGTGTCGTGTAGATTTAAAACTATTGAATGCCAATTATAAAAATCAGGCTTATCACCCGCATATTACCTTGGCCTTTCGAGATTTGAAGAAACCTGCTTTTGCAGAAGCCTGGAAAGAGTTCGAAAATAAGAAATATAATGCTCGATTTTTGGTGAATAGCTTTTCCTTATTAAAGCATGACGGCTCAAAATGGTCAGTAGATACTGAGTTTTCTATAGCTTAA
- a CDS encoding YkgJ family cysteine cluster protein, translating to MRKSPYQKAKAVEKLFSHLDADIQKFYSKSSMRCLAGCGKCCTKPNIDATVLEFLPLAMHYYMTGQAEQKLEDLQVKNSLCHNFSLTSEEVGSGFCQNYNYRGLICRLFGASAAEAKGNKLKIYTCNIIKESQPEAFQKTTAEINEENFAPVVSHYYRQLANIDPDLARNYYPINEATKKALEFILHYYAYRKPPKGFKKAA from the coding sequence TTGAGAAAATCACCCTACCAAAAGGCAAAAGCTGTGGAGAAACTTTTTAGCCATCTTGATGCTGACATTCAGAAATTTTATAGTAAATCGTCAATGCGCTGTCTTGCAGGCTGTGGAAAGTGTTGCACAAAACCCAATATTGATGCAACCGTATTAGAATTTTTGCCCTTGGCCATGCATTATTACATGACGGGCCAGGCGGAGCAAAAGCTTGAAGATTTACAAGTGAAAAATTCCCTGTGTCATAATTTTAGTCTCACTTCCGAAGAGGTGGGAAGCGGTTTTTGCCAAAACTACAATTATCGAGGTTTGATATGCAGGCTATTTGGTGCTTCTGCTGCAGAAGCAAAAGGGAATAAACTGAAAATCTATACTTGTAATATCATAAAGGAATCACAGCCTGAAGCTTTTCAAAAGACAACCGCAGAAATTAATGAGGAAAACTTTGCTCCAGTTGTTTCTCATTATTATCGTCAGCTGGCCAATATTGACCCAGACTTAGCACGAAATTATTACCCTATTAATGAGGCCACAAAAAAAGCTCTAGAATTTATTTTGCACTACTATGCCTATCGCAAGCCGCCAAAAGGATTTAAGAAAGCTGCTTGA
- a CDS encoding sensor histidine kinase, whose amino-acid sequence MITSFKKWWIYLSGFEQHSQMEHRMFNVVSLICFFTLIIIGLANYALGLPKVGNWTLLMVPLLAFVYYLARFADRFALASFLFASLSYVMMMGNYLLNSGINGPTVYGFLLTFLIIILITPPKTHILWFSLHVISVLGLYIFEASNPSVITYQYNDTYAQMADHILTYVPVLLFMYIAGIFLRKSYNSEKKLADERLTAINQQKQELEFTNKEKDRLFSIIGHDLRSPLNSIQGYLEILNATDLSVEDRNEIQHQLYDLTTNTSHLLNNLLLWSSKTGDKLKLDSLDLKEATMEVVDLIQPQAYKKSVEISCAVPKEELVVKAERDMIQLVIRNILSNAVKFTPEKGKVNLWCEANGKSVTMFIQDNGTGIPKNRQPDIFTSQAKSTKGTAHESGIGLGLVLCKEFVSAMDGSINFESIENEGSTFSVTLNKG is encoded by the coding sequence ATGATTACATCTTTCAAAAAGTGGTGGATTTATCTTTCCGGATTTGAGCAGCATTCTCAAATGGAGCATCGCATGTTTAATGTGGTAAGCCTCATTTGTTTTTTTACTCTAATCATAATTGGACTAGCAAATTATGCTCTTGGATTACCCAAAGTTGGTAACTGGACGCTCTTAATGGTACCCTTGCTAGCCTTTGTCTACTATCTTGCTCGTTTTGCAGATCGATTTGCACTAGCCAGTTTCTTGTTTGCCTCTCTTAGCTATGTTATGATGATGGGCAACTATCTGTTAAATTCAGGTATCAATGGACCAACGGTTTATGGTTTTCTACTTACCTTTCTGATAATCATTTTAATCACCCCTCCCAAAACCCATATTCTTTGGTTTTCACTACATGTAATTTCCGTATTAGGTTTATACATATTTGAAGCTTCCAACCCCAGTGTAATTACATATCAGTACAATGATACCTATGCTCAAATGGCTGATCATATTTTAACTTATGTTCCCGTTTTGCTATTCATGTATATCGCAGGTATTTTTCTAAGAAAAAGCTACAATTCCGAGAAAAAATTAGCAGACGAACGCCTAACAGCGATCAATCAGCAAAAGCAAGAATTGGAGTTTACCAATAAGGAAAAGGATCGTTTGTTTTCAATTATTGGTCATGACCTTCGCAGCCCGCTTAATTCTATTCAAGGGTACTTGGAAATATTAAATGCTACAGATCTCTCAGTTGAAGATAGAAATGAAATTCAACATCAGCTCTATGACCTTACTACCAATACCTCTCATCTTTTAAATAACCTCTTACTTTGGTCTTCCAAAACGGGTGATAAACTCAAACTTGACTCACTAGATTTAAAGGAGGCCACCATGGAAGTTGTTGATCTTATTCAACCGCAGGCTTACAAAAAAAGTGTTGAAATAAGCTGTGCTGTACCTAAGGAGGAGTTGGTAGTAAAGGCAGAACGGGATATGATTCAATTAGTAATACGAAATATCCTTAGTAATGCAGTAAAATTCACCCCAGAGAAAGGAAAAGTAAATCTTTGGTGTGAAGCCAACGGCAAATCAGTAACTATGTTTATACAGGATAATGGCACCGGAATTCCTAAAAATAGACAGCCTGATATTTTTACTTCTCAGGCCAAATCAACAAAAGGTACTGCTCACGAATCCGGTATTGGACTTGGCTTAGTGCTTTGCAAAGAGTTTGTAAGCGCTATGGACGGCTCTATCAACTTTGAGAGTATCGAAAATGAAGGATCTACATTTTCAGTGACCCTCAATAAAGGTTAA
- a CDS encoding PorP/SprF family type IX secretion system membrane protein codes for MVQLHSYARAWLTLILLCCAMLMQAQDPVFSQFNLNKNYLNPAYAGYSGDLSLGVNSRMQWNNIPGKFSTNTFNANIGCGAGRFGLALTGYDHVEGEGYLHSQNAAVQMSVNLPGKLGRMFGRKLRRQKYIMSGGISLGVGQKTLDWDKLTFSDQYSAYQGFSGQPSAAHGYSEASNTIFDLSAGLRMQAEINRKGSYVSFGGAIFHLNKPVETFYDSDNRLPPRYTFHFFTYLQTKKFTNKPNFLSVGMISDNQQNLRTNTFMMAKDVQHWGKVSMGFRRQNFLLVDRNVDAVILQGLVSFGGLTLGYSYDITISKLGPHNTFGTHEIGIAYNFSGFGLCGGGKKGKGKKSADNCFMLMDNVDSNFKDLYLWNP; via the coding sequence ATGGTACAGTTACACTCATACGCTAGAGCTTGGCTTACGCTAATACTGCTTTGTTGTGCCATGCTGATGCAGGCGCAGGATCCAGTGTTTTCGCAATTTAACCTCAACAAAAATTACCTAAACCCAGCCTATGCAGGTTATTCTGGGGATTTAAGCCTTGGAGTAAACTCAAGGATGCAATGGAACAATATTCCCGGAAAGTTTAGCACCAACACTTTTAATGCAAACATTGGCTGTGGGGCTGGTAGATTTGGACTCGCCCTTACCGGCTATGATCACGTAGAGGGTGAAGGTTATTTACACTCTCAAAATGCAGCAGTACAAATGTCAGTAAACCTTCCCGGTAAATTGGGAAGAATGTTTGGACGCAAGCTGCGCAGACAGAAATACATTATGTCAGGAGGTATTTCCCTAGGTGTTGGTCAAAAAACTTTGGATTGGGACAAACTTACTTTTAGTGATCAGTATAGCGCTTACCAAGGTTTTTCGGGACAACCATCCGCTGCTCATGGTTATTCAGAAGCTTCAAACACCATATTTGACCTTAGTGCTGGCTTACGCATGCAAGCCGAAATAAACAGGAAGGGGTCTTACGTTTCATTTGGTGGAGCCATCTTTCACCTCAACAAACCTGTAGAAACTTTTTACGATAGCGATAACCGCTTACCACCGCGCTACACCTTTCATTTTTTCACATATCTACAAACCAAAAAGTTTACCAATAAACCCAACTTTCTTAGTGTGGGAATGATTTCTGACAATCAGCAAAACTTACGCACCAACACCTTCATGATGGCCAAAGATGTGCAGCACTGGGGAAAAGTAAGCATGGGATTTCGTAGGCAAAATTTTCTACTCGTTGACCGAAATGTAGATGCAGTTATCCTTCAAGGGCTGGTAAGTTTTGGCGGCCTCACACTCGGCTACAGCTATGATATTACTATTTCTAAGCTCGGACCGCACAACACTTTTGGAACTCATGAAATCGGTATTGCCTACAACTTTAGCGGTTTTGGGCTGTGTGGTGGAGGCAAAAAAGGAAAAGGAAAAAAATCAGCTGATAACTGTTTTATGCTGATGGATAATGTTGATTCAAATTTTAAAGATTTATACCTGTGGAATCCATAG